The sequence GACACTGGGCCGGGTCGACGACGACTTGATCATCGGCGCGGGCGGCCTGCGCCGCCGGGTTCGGCTGGCGTCCGTTCTGCGCCGGTGCATAGTGGTGGATGCGCAGCTGCGCGGGAGCGAACTGACAGTGCGGTTTCGACCGAATCCGGAGGTGTGGCCGAAGTGAGTGGGGCCCATCCCGACCTCGGTCCGGAACTGCGGCAGTTGGCCCAGACCATCCTGGACCGACTCGACCCGGCGGTGAAACAGGCCGCCGCGCGCGCGGCGGGAACGGGTCCCGGCAGGTGCCAGCAGGCGTGGTGTCCCGTATGCGCCTTGGCGGCGCTGGTCGCCGGTGAGCAGCACCCGCTGCTGACCGTCATCGCCGAGCACAGCGTGGCGTTGTTGGCGGTGGTCAGGGCAATCCTGGAGAACACCCCCGAGGCGGGTCAGGCGCCGGACGAGCCGCCGCCGCAGGAACCGCCACCGGACGGGTCGGACGGCCCCGGCGGCGGACCCAACGGAGCGGGACCCAACGGCGCGGGGCCAGGCCATTATCAGCACATCCCGGTCATCGTCGAGGAGTGACGAGATGACGATCGGTGGTGTGTACCTGTGCTGTGGTCGCATCCACAGCACGTAGGTAAAGTTGTCCCAGAACACCGGCCGGTGTTCGATCACCGGGAGGGCCCATGTGGTATTGGCTGTTCAAGTACATCTTCATGGGACCCTTGCTGTCGTTGTTGGGTCGGCCCAAAGTGCAAGGGCTGGAGAATGTTCCGCAGTCAGGCCCGGCCATCCTCGCCAGTAACCACCTCGCGGTGGCGGACAGCTTCTACCTCCCGCTGGTGGTCAGCCGCCGGATCACGTTCCTGGCCAAGGCCGAGTACTTCACCGGAACCGGTATCAAAGGGTGGTTCACCAGGTGGTTCTACACCGTGGCCGGCCAGGTGCCCATCGACCGGACCGACGCCGACAGCGCCCAGAGCGCGCTGGACACGGCGGCACGCATCCTGAGTGAGGGCAAGCTGCTCGGCATGTACCCCGAGGGCACCCGGTCGCCCGACGGCCGCCTGTACAAAGGCAAGACGGGGCTCGCGCGGTTGGCCCTGCAGACCGGTGTTCCGGTGATCCCGGTGGCGATGATCGGCACCGACGTCGTCAACCCGCCGGGGACCAAGATGTGGCGGTTCGGCCGCGTCCAGGTCAAGTTCGGCAAGCCGATGGACTTCAGCCGGTTCGAGGGCATGGCCGGTAACCGGTTCATCGAGCGCGCCGTGATCGACGAGGTGATGTACGAGCTCATGCGCCTGTCCGGGCAGGAATACGTCGACCTCTACGCCGCCGACGTCAAAGAAGGCAAGGCGGACGAAAACGCCAAACCCTCGGCGCGGATGCCGGAAGTAGCCGCCGGCTAGTTCACCGCGGGCACCGGCGGGGTGGCCTGCTCCGCGAGCACCGAACCGCGCGGTTGGCGGTGCGCGGAGACCGTGCCCGCCGCGACGATCACCGCGATCGCCCACCACACATAGGAACCGCCGGCGAGCTGGCGCCACAGCGGGGCCGCGGTCTCGTGGTGTTCGGGCATCAGCGGGATCGGCGTCCACACCATCAGGGCCAGCCCGGCCAGGGCGACCACGGCCAGGGCGGCGTGCCGCCGACGATAGGCCACCACGCCGGTCACCAACACGGTCGGCAGGGCCCACACCCAGTGGTGCGACCACGACACCGGCGACACCACCAGGCCGAACATCGCCACGCAGATCACCGCGAGCACCGGCTCGGCTTTGAGCACCCGTCGCGCCGCCCACACCGTCAGCGCCAACACCGCGAAGCACGCCAAGGTCCACAGCACGAACCGGACGCCCTCGCCCAACCCCAGCCGGGCCAGCGCACCCGCGATGTTCTGATTCGTGTTCAGCGTCGCGGTGCCGATGCGGTCGGTGTTGCGCACGGTCTCGGTCCAGTACTCGATCGAGTCGCGCCAGGCGAACGCGAAGCCGACGAGCGTGGCGGCGACGGCGGTGGCGGCGCTGACGAGCAACGCCCGGGTGTCGCGGCGCAGCAGGAAGTACAGCAGGAACACCGCGGGGGTGAGCTTGAGCGCGATCGCCAAGCCGAGCAGCATGCCTCGCGGCCACGGGGTCTTGCGGGGCACACAGTCGGCGATCACCAACGTCATCAGCACCACGTTGATCTGGCCGAAGTCGAAATTCGACCGGATCGGCTCGAGGTAGATCACCGCGGGCGCCACCACCGCCGCCGCCAACCACGCCCGGCGCAGCCACGCCGGCTCGGCGCTCACCGAACTCCGCGGCCATACGTTGAGGCCGGTCAGCACGATCGTCGTCGCGACGATCAGCAGGGCCAGCGTGGTAATCGTGATCGCGACGCCGGCCAGCTCGAGCGACAGCAGGGCGAACGGAGAGAACACGATCGCGGCCAGCGGGGGATAGGTGAACGGCAGGTCCAGCCCGCCCCGGGTGTGGAACATCGCGCCATCGGCGTACAACGCCCGGCCGTCCAGCCAGGCCTGTCCGCCCATCCGGTACACGTCGACGTCGATGCGGTAGGGCATCCCGCCCAGCAGCCGCCAGCCTGCCCACCCCAAGGCCGCCACGGTGAGCAGCTGAAAAAGCCTCCAGGTGAGCGTTGGCCCCCAACCAGCCCCGCCGGGCGACCGCCGAATCCTCATGTTGTCGCCCAGACTATCGGGGCACACCGGCGAGTCGGCTGGTATCCCGGCCGTGTCACCGGCAGGTCGGCGTAAGTTCTCTGCGTGCCCGCGAGCCTGAACTTCGACTTCGCCATCCCGCCCGGGCGGATGCCGCTGACGTTCTGCCTGCTCGCCTTCATCGTGACGTTCTTCGTCACCCGCACGATCGTGCGGTACATCCGCAGCCATGCGGACAGCGACGCGCCACGCAAGTGGTGGCAGCCGCGCAACATCGGCACGGGTGGGCTGCACATCCACCACGTGGTCATCGGCGTGATCCTGGTCATGTTCTCCGGGGTGACGATGGTGACTTTGGCGGTTGACGGGGGAGTACCCGAATTCACGGCGGCGGCAATCATTTTCGGAATCGGCGCTGCGCTGGTGCTCGACGAGTTCGCGTTGATCCTGCATTTGGAGGATGTGTACTGGAGCGAGGACGGCCGGACGTCGGTGGATGCGGTGTTCGCCGCGGTGGCGGTGGCCGGCCTGCTGATCCTGGGTTTCAACCCGTTGTCGTTCTTCGACATCGGGATCTGGCGCGAGAACCACTCGTTCGCCGCGCGGGCCAGCGTCGTCGCGATCGCGGTGCTCACCCTGCTGCTGGCCGTGGTCGTGCTGCTCAAGGGCAAGGTGTGGACCGGCCTGATCGGCATGTTCGTCACGCCCCTGCTGGTCGTGGGTGCCATCCGGTTGTCGCGCCCGCATGCGCCGTGGGCACGCTGGCGCTACACCAACCGGCCCCACAAGATGCATCGCGCGCTGGAGCGGGAAAGGTGGCTGCGGCGACCCGTGGTGCAGGCCAAACTGTGGCTGCAGGACGCCATCGCCGGGATGCCGAGATTTCCCGACGATGCCAAGGTCAACGAACAACTCGATCGCGAAATCCGTGCCGCACCGGCACCGTCTTCGCGGGCCGGAGCCGACCAACTCGACAAGGAACCTGCCTAGTGCGCTATTTCTACGACACCGAGTTCATCGACGATGGCAGGACCATCGAGCTGATCTCGATCGGTGTCGTGGCCGAGGACGGGCGTGAGTACTACGCCGTCTCAACTGAATTCGATGAGGCACGCGCGGGCAGTTGGGTCCGCAAGCATGTGCTGCCCAAGCTGCCGTCGCCGTCGTCCGCGGTATGGCGGTCACGACGGCAGATCCGCTCCGATCTGGAGGACTTCTTCGGCCTCGACGGTGACGAACCGATCGAGCTGTGGGCCTGGGTCGGGGCCTACGACCATGTGGTGTTGTGCCAGCTGTGGGGCCCGATGACCGAGCTGCCGCCGACGATGCCGCGGTTCACCCGCGAACTGCGCCAGTTGTGGGAGGACCGGGGTTCGCCGCCGCTGCCGCCGCGGGCGGGCGACGCCCACGACGCCCTGGTCGACGCGCGAGACAACCTGCTGCGGTTCCGGGTGATCACCGAGGGCCCGGGGAGCCGGTAATGACCCGCTCAACGGTAGAAGCACCGACTTCGCGGCTCGCTACCATGAACTGGTGAACTGGACCGTCGACATCCCCATCGACCAGCTGCCTGTGCTGCCGCCGCTCCCCGATGACCTGCGGCGACGGCTGGACGCCGCGCTGGCCAAGCCGGCGGTGCAGCAACCCAGCTGGGACCCGGACCAGGCCAAGACCATGCGCACGGTGTTGGAGAGCGTCCCGCCGGTGACGGTGCCCGCCGAGGTCGAGCGGCTCAAGGGCCTGCTCGCCGACGTGGCCCGCGGCGAGGCGTTCCTGCTGCAGGGCGGCGACTGCGCCGAGACCTTCGTGAACAACACCGAGCCGCACATCCGGGCCAACATCCGCACGCTGCTGCAGATGGCGGTGGTGTTGACCTACGGCGCCAGCGTTCCGGTGGTCAAGATGGCCCGGATCGCGGGGCAGTACGCCAAGCCGCGGTCCTCCGATATCGACGCGCTCGGGTTGAAGTCCTACCGCGGCGACATGGTCAACGGCTTCGCGCCGGAGGCCGCCGCCCGCGAGCACGACCCGTCGCGGCTGGTGCGCGCCTACGCCAACGCCAGCGCCGCGATGAACCTGGTGCGGGCGCTGACCTCGTCGGGGTTGGCCTCGCTGCACCAGGTGCACGACTGGAACCGCGAGTTCGTCCGCACCTCGCCGGCGGGCGCCCGCTACGAGGCCCTGGCGGGCGAGATCGATCGCGGGCTGACGTTCATGAGCGCGTGCGGTGTGGACGACCGTAACCTGCAGACCGCCGAGATCTATGCCAGCCACGAGGCGCTGGTGCTGGATTACGAGCGCGCGATGCTTCGGTTGTCCACCGAGGACGCCGAGGGCACGGTCGGGGAGCATTCCCCCAAGCTCTACGACCTGTCGGCGCACTACCTGTGGATCGGGGAGCGGACCCGCCAGCTCGACGGTGCGCACATCGCGTTCGCCGAGGTCATCGCCAATCCGGTCGGCGTCAAGATCGGCCCGACGATGACGCCGGAACTGGCCGTCGAGTACGTCGAGCGCCTCGACCCGAACAACGTGCCCGGCCGGTTGACGTTGGTGACCCGGATGGGCAACAACAAGGTCCGGGACGTCCTGCCGCCGATCATCGAGAAGGTGCAGGCCACCGGCCACCAGGTGATCTGGCAGTGCGACCCGATGCACGGCAACACCCACGAGTCGTCCAACGGGTACAAGACCCGCCACTTCGACCGCATCGTCGACGAGGTGCAGGGATTCTTCGAGGTGCACCGCGCGCTGGGCACCCATCCCGGCGGCATCCACGTCGAGATCACCGGCGAGAACGTGACCGAGTGCCTTGGTGGGGCGCAAGACATCTCCGACACCGACCTGGCGGGCCGCTACGAGACCGCCTGCGACCCCCGGCTCAACACGCAGCAGAGCCTGGAGTTGGCGTTCCTGGTCGCCGAGATGCTGCGCGACTAGGACACGCGTCAGAGAAGTACCGAGATATTGGTGCCCAGCGTCCACGCCGCAGCCGCGGTCAGGCCGGTGAGCGTCAACACCGTGAGCAGCCAGAACCACCCGGCTCGCTTGGCGCGCTGCCGGGCCCAGTAGAACTCGTCGAGGTCGATACCGGCGAATTGCCCTGTGACAGGCCGATATTCGGGCTCCACGGGCATCAGGTCGTCGCGGGTGAACTCGCGGGTGCGCTGCCGCGGTGCAGGCGCGCCCGGCGTGGGTGGCCCGGCGGTGACCTCGGTGGCCGCGAACCGGCTGTGGTGCAGCGCCGCCGACGCGTGCTGGGCCGAGTTGCGCGGCGCCGGCACCCGGAACGGCGGCAGCCCGAGTTCGTCGACGACGGCCGCAAGTTCGTCGGCCATATCTCCGGCGTCCGCGTATCGCTGCGCCGGCTCGCGGGCGGTGGCGTGCAGGACCAGCTCGTCGAATTGTGTTGGCACACCCGCGATCACGGTGCTGGGTGCGGGAACGTCGTTGTCCATCCGCTGATATGCCACGGCCAGGGCGCTGTCACCGGTGAACGGGGTGACGCCGGTGAGCAGCTCATAGAGCAGGACGCCGACGGCGTACACATCGCTGCGTGGTCCCGCATTGCCGGTGGCGACCTGTTCCGGCGACAGGTACGCCGCCGTCCCCAGGATCACGCTCGTCGAGGTGATCTTGGCTTCGGCCACCGCCCGCACCAGGCCGAAGTCGGCGATCTTGACATCGCCGTCATCAGAGATCAGCACGTTCTCGGGTTTGATGTCGCGGTGGACCAGCCCGGCCCGGTGGGCGACGGCCAAGCCGCCGAGCACCGGCGCCAGCACCGCCGCCGCGGCGTGCGGCGGCATCGGGCCGCGCTCGCGCAGCAGTTCCCGCAACGTGCCGCCCTCGACGAGCTCCATGACCAGAAACGGTTGCTGACCGTCGAGGCCTTGGTCGTACACGGCCACCAGGCCAGGGTCGCTGAGCCGCGCCACCGCACGCGCCTCACGCTGGAAGCGGGTGAGGAACTGGGCGTCGCCGGCGTAGCGGGAGTCCATGATCTTCACCGCGACGGGCCGGTCGAGGCGCAGATCCAGGCCGCGGTAGACCGCCGACATGCCTCCGGTGGCGATGATCGTGTCGACCCGGTACCGACCGTCCAGCACGGTCCCGGCGAGGGGATCCACCTGCGGGTTGGCTTCCACCGAAGACATGTTAACGAGATGGCGCAGGAGACCTAGACTCGATGCGGTGAGCACCATTCCGGCTGCCGAAGATGTTCTCGATCCCGACGAAGCCGTATATGACCTGCCCGAGGTCGCCGATCTGCTCGGGATACCGGTGTCCAAAGTGCACCAGCACCTCAAGGAGGGCCACCTGATCGGCGTGCGGCGCAACGGCAAGGTGGTCGTGCCGAAGATCTTCTTCGACCACACCGGCCATGTGGTCAAGTGCCTGAGCGGGCTGATCGTCGTGCTGCAGGACGGCGGATATCACGAGACCGAGATCATGCGCTGGCTGTTCACTGCCGACCCGTCGCTGACCATCCGCCGTGACGGCAGCACCGAGAACCAGCTCAACGCTCGGCCGGTTGACGCGCTTCATTCTCACCAGGCCCGTGAGGTGGTTCGCCGGGCCCAGGCGATGGCGTACTGACCGCCCGCCGTCGCGGCCGGTCGGGCGTGCGATAGAGCACGTACCACGCCACCGCGGCGCAAGCGGTGGCCAGCAGGACGTGTGTCCACGAGTACATTCCGTGCGCCCCGTCGGGCTTCCAGACCACGGTGATCCACGTCGACAACCCCGCGATGACCGCGATCGCCTGGCGGCTCTGAGCCAGCGCCGCCACCACCGCCAACGGCCAGGTGTAGTACCAGGGCAACGCCGCGGGCACGAACAACACCACGACGACCATCACCCAGGCGATGCCGAGCAGGGCCTCCCGGTCGGTATGGCGAAAACGCCACCACAACAACGGAAGTGAGACGGCGATGATCGCGATACCGATGATCCTGGTGATGTCGAGCACGGCGTAGAAGTTCACCGGGACGACCAGGCTGCCGATGACGTTGATGAGATTGGCCGCCGCGGTCGGGACGGTCAGCCAGTTGATGATCTTCACCGAGCCCGCGAGGGCGGTCAGCCAGCCCAGCCCGACCCCGGCGATCAGCGACACGATCGCGAACACCGCGACGAAGACCACCGCGGACGCCACCGTGGCCACGATGAAGGCCTTGAGCGCGCCGTAGCCGCGCCTGGACTGAAGGTCACGCGCCCATACCCACACCATGAACGGCAGAGCCAGGCCCGCGGTGGCTTTCACCGCGACCGCAGCGGCGATCAGGCTGACCCCCCAGCCGTGGTGGCCCTTCAGCGACAACGCGATGCCTGCCATCATCAGTCCGACCATCAGCATCTCGTTGTGCACGCCGCCCATCAGGTGGATGATCACCAGCGGGTTGAGTACGCAGATCCACAGCGCGGTCGGGCCGTCGGCGCCGACATGACGGGCCACCCGCGGCGCCGCCCAGATCAGCAGCGCCAGACCGGGCAGCATGCACAGCCGCAGCAGCATCGTGCCCGCGACGATGTCTTCGCCGACCAGCTGCGTGACGAACTTGGCGATCAGGATGAAGCCGGGCCCGTACGGCGCCGTCGTCGTCGTCCAGATCGGGCTCACGTTGTCCAGCAACGAATTCGGGTTGTCGACGGGGCCGACCGCATAGGGATCGAGCCCGTCCCGCAGCAGCGCACCCTGGGCCAGGTACGAATAGGTGTCCCTGCTGAACAGGGGAACGCTCAACAGCAGCGGCGCCAGCCAGAACCCCGTCGTGGCGATCATCGTGTATTCGGTTGTGGTGCGCCCGATCACGCGGCGGCCCAGCCACAGCCACGCCGCCAGCATCAATGCCACGCCGCCCCACAACAGCACCGACGACAGCACCAGCCCGTGCCCGAAGCGCAGCCACGACAGGTGAAGCGATTCCAGCAGCGGATCGTGCAGCCGGGTGCTGCCTGCGCCGAGCCCGCCCGCCGCGATCATCACCGCGCCCACAAAGCCCAACCGTGCCGACTGGGCCTGCGGTGACGTCGCGAACGAAACCAGTCGGGAAATGTGTTGTGCGACCCCGCTTCTGGGCGGGTGTGTCGATGTCGGAGTTGTCATGACCTTCTATGCGGACCGGTTCGCGGCCAATCTGGTGAGCTCGGACAGACCGGCTTTGGCGTGTTCGTCGATCGGTGCGGTGTCCAGGATCTCCAAAGCCCGTTGGGTGAGCTCGTCGATCCGGTGCTCGACGGCGGCCAGCGCACCCACCGACTCAATCGTCTGGCACAGCTCTTTGACCTCGACGTCGGACAGTTCGGTGCCGATCGCGGCCCGCAACTGTGCGGCCGCGGCCGGATCGTTCTTCTCGGCCAACTCGATCGCCTCGGCCAACAGCACGGTGCGCTTGCCCGACCGCAGATCGTCACCCGAGGGTTTCCCGGTGACTGCCGGATCGCCGAAGATGCCGAGGACGTCGTCGCGCAGCTGGAACGCGACACCGAGGTTGGTGCCCATCTCGTGAAAGGCCGCGAGGACCTCGGGCCGGTCGGCGGCCGCGGCCACGCCGAGCTGCAGCGGCCGCGAAATCGTGTAGGAGGCGGTCTTGTACAGGTTGACCGTCATCGCCGACTCCACCGTGTCGGCGCCGCTGGCCTCGGTGACGATGTCGAGGTACTGGCCGACGAGCACCTCCGACCGGATCGCGGCCCACACCTGGCGCACCCGTCGCTGCGCATCGGCAGGCAGGTCCACCGTTGCGACGATGTCGTCGGCCCACACCAGCGCGAGGTCGCCGAGCAGGATGGCCGCCGACATCCCGAACTGCTCAGCGGAGCCGTGCCAGCCGGCGTTGCGGTGCCGGTCGGCGAACATCCGATGCACCGTGGGCTGGCCGCGGCGCGTCGCCGAGGCGTCGATGACGTCGTCGTGCACCAGCGCGCAGGCGTGCAGCAGTTCGAGCGCGGAGAACAATCGCAGCACCCGCGGGTCGAGCGGGTCGTCGCGGCGATCGGCGACCGCACGCCAGCCCCAGTAGGCGAAGGCGGGCCGCAGCCGCTTACCGCCGCGCAGCACGAATTCCTCCAGGGCGGCGGTCAGTTCGCCGTAGGCGGCGCCCATGTAGGCGCCGTCCTCGGCGCGTTCGGCCAGCACCTGCCGCAGCTGCTCGGTGACGGCGCCGGCTAACTGCGCGGCCGACGGTGCCGCTGTGTGCACGCTCAGAGGGCGCCCCTTTCTCCGTGCGCTGGACCGGCCCGAATGCATTCAGAGTAGAGCCTGCCGTCCGGCAATGAGCAACTCAGGCGCGGCCACGCGGTGGCTACTGCCGGCGTTCGCCGACGCGGGGGGACTGGTCGCGGTTCATGTAGGCCAGCGCGCCGATGATGCCCGCCACCAGCAACGATCCCAAGCCAAGCCAGATCGCGGCGCCCGTGAACGAGCGGGCACTGGGATCGGTGTAGCGCGCCTGGGCGTTCATCGTGCTGACCACGCCCGGGCGCAGTTTCCACTCGACGATCTCGGTGGAGACCTGCTCACCGTTGGTCGAGGTCACCTCGCCGGGAAACGACACGGACAACGACACGTCGGCTTCCGGATCGTTGAGCGAGGTGAGGTCGGCGCGGCCCTCGAGGATCACCAGATCGCCGGCGCGGCGCAACGAGATGTCGACACCGGCGGCGTCGCGGTTCATGTTGGCCAGTTGCGGCACCTCGGCGAACGTCAGGTCGGAGAACACCGCCCGCGAGCCCACGTAGTCGTCGCGCTCGTACTCCGAGACCGCCACCTTGTTGGCGAACGGCAGGTTGTTGAGCAACTGCGGGCCCTTGTCGTCGGCGTTGCGGGGCTTGGCCGCCGCGACGATCTGCCCGGACACCCGGTCGTCGGGGGAGACGGTGAGCGAGGTCCGGACCCGGACACATCCGACCGCTGTCGGCAACACCACGAGCAACAACATGACGACGGCGAGCAGCCGGGTTCTGCTGTCGCGGGTCAGGAGGGCCGGCACGTGGTCATCGTGCCAGACGGGCCGGGCGGCCGAAGCGTGTCGCCGCATCGCGGCGATCACAACGGTAGTGACCGGCCGAGGATCGCGAATGCCCGCGGATCCCCCGCGAAGTGGTAACCCCGGATGACGTCGGTGAAGCCCAGCCGGCGGTAGAGCCGCCAGGCGCGGTTCGCCTCGCCGTTGATCTCGGGTGTGGACAACAGCACGTGAGACTCGTCGCGGCCGGCCAGCAGCCGGCGCGCCAACGCCTCACCGAGACCGCGGCCTTGGGCGCGCGGGTGGATGTGCAGCTCGGTGAGCTCGAAGTAGCTCGTCATCAGCTCGGAGATCCGTGAGCGGTCCGCCCCCACCCGGTGCAGACCGGCCACGACCTGCTGCTGCCACCACTGGTCGGGGGCGCCGCAGTAGCCGTACGCGATGCCCAGCATCGGCGCCGACGCCAGCACGGCGGTGTCCGGCGCCGTTCCGCGTCCGGCGTTCTGGTCAGGGACTTCGACCGCGGCAACGGCCTTCCAGCCCTGCCTGCGGGTGTGCTCAAGCCACATCGACGCGCGCTGCGCCTCTGTGCCCCGCGGATACCGCATCGCGTCGACGTACACGGCAAGCGCGTCACCGAGCCGGCGTTGCATATCGCTCGGCGACAGATCGATGAGAAATGTCGCCAACTGGTCTCGCCCTCTCCGAGGTTCGTGCGGTGTGGTCCCATTCCATTATTCGGTGAACACGCCGCTGACTCCCAGCGGCGGTGCCCGTCATACAATCGAGCATCCAACTAGGTGGTACGGCTCAGACTGACCTCGTATCATGACTGTTAGGTGCCCGTTGAGGCGGGTGCGCACGTTAAATGTGAGATGGCCGGGTCGGCCCGGGTTGCGAGGGAGGGACGAATGCCACTCTCCGATCATGAGCAGCGCATGCTCGACCAGATCGAGAGCGCGCTCTACGCCGAGGACCCCAAGTTCGCGTCGAGCGTTCGTGGTGGGACTCTGCGAGCTCCCTCGGCGCGGCGCCGGCTGCAGGGCGCTGCGCTCTTCGTGGTCGGGCTGGCACTGCTGGTCTCGGGCGTCGCGTTTCCCGCCACGCAGATCAGCGGGTTTCCGATTCTCTCCGTTCTCGGCTTCGTGGTGATGTTCGGCGGCGTGGTGTTCGCCATCACCGGCCCGCGCATCGTCGGAGGCCGAGACCGCGCTCCCGAGGTGGGCGCACAACGCCAGAAGCGGGTCAGGGGTTCGGGCGGGTCGTTCACCAGCCGGATGGAAGACCGCTTCCGTCGCCGGTTCGACGAATAGACCGTTCACCGATCGAGTCAAGGGGTGGCCCGTAGGGGCCGCCCCTTTTTTATTGCTTGCCGAGCTTCCCCACTTCCCCCCACGCCAGTGAGCTGGGGTTTTGTGGTCCGCATCGCATCGGCTTCGGAGCCCGGGTGGCGCTTGGTGGGGACACCACGACATTGTGACGGAGCTTTGGGGGCAAAGTGGGGGATTGTGGGGTAAAGTGGCGGACAGCGGAGCGACCGGGGTTCCGTTGATCGGCAGGAGGTTGGCGAGATGTTTCTCGGCACCTACACGCCGAAGCTCGACGACAAGGGGCGGCTCACGCTGCCCGCCAAATTCCGCGACGCGCTGGCAGGAGGGTTGATGGTCACCAAGAGCCAAGATCACAGCCTTGCCGTCTATCCGCGCGCCGAGTTCGAGAAACTGGCACGACGAGCGTCGCAGGCAACGCGGAGCAACCCGGAAGCCCGTGCGTTCCTGCGAAACCTCGCCGCGGCCACCGACGAACAGCACCCCGACGCACAAGGCCGAATCACGCTGTCGGCCGACCACCGTCGCTACGCGAACCTGTCCAAGGAATGCGTGGTGATCGGGGCGGTCGACTACCTGGAGATCTGGGATTCAGCGGCATGGCAGGAGTACCAGCAGACCCACGAAGAGAACTTCTCAGCGGCCACCGATGAAGCTCTGCACGACATCATCTGACTCGGTGGCCGACCGGCTCGGTGCCCCTGCACCGCGGCCTCTGCCCGAACCGGCCCTGGCGTACTTCCCCAACGCCAGGTCCGTGCTCTCGGACAGGGACCCCGATGCAGCGGGCACGCGGCCGGCCGGACGCGACGACTCGGGGGCACATGCGAGAGGTGTTGCGATGGTCCGGGATCCTCACGGACACGTGCCGGTCCTGCTCGACCGCTGCGTCGAGCTCCTCAAGCCGGCGCTGACCCGGCACAGCGCCGACGGCACCGGAGCGGTGCTGGTCGACGCCACCCTGGGCGCCGGCGGACATGCCGAGCGGTTCCTCTCCGAACTTCCCGGTCTGCGGCTGATCGGGCTGGATCGCGACCCCGACGCCCTGTGGATCGCAGGGGAGCGGCTGGCCCCGTTCGGCGATCGGGTGATGCTGGTCCGCACCCGCTACGACGGCATCGAGGGGGTGCTCACCGAAACCGGGTACTGGGCAAGCAAAGTCGACGGCATCCTGTTCGACCTCGGCGTGTCCTCGATGCAACTCGACCGCACCGAGCGCGGGTTCTCCTATTCGGCGGACGCGCCGCTGGACATGCGGATGGATCCGGACGCGACGCTGACCGCCGCCGAGGTCGTCAACACCTTCGACGAGAAGTCGCTGACCCGAGTGCTGCGCGAGTTCGGTGAGGAGCGTTTCGCCAATCGCATTGCCGCGCAGATCATCCGCCGTCGCGCCCGTCGACCGTTCGCCACCACCGGCGATCTGGTCGAACTGCTGTATGAGGCGATCCCCGCGCCGGCCAGGCGCACCGGCGGGCATCCGG comes from Mycolicibacterium pulveris and encodes:
- a CDS encoding alpha-(1->6)-mannopyranosyltransferase A translates to MTTPTSTHPPRSGVAQHISRLVSFATSPQAQSARLGFVGAVMIAAGGLGAGSTRLHDPLLESLHLSWLRFGHGLVLSSVLLWGGVALMLAAWLWLGRRVIGRTTTEYTMIATTGFWLAPLLLSVPLFSRDTYSYLAQGALLRDGLDPYAVGPVDNPNSLLDNVSPIWTTTTAPYGPGFILIAKFVTQLVGEDIVAGTMLLRLCMLPGLALLIWAAPRVARHVGADGPTALWICVLNPLVIIHLMGGVHNEMLMVGLMMAGIALSLKGHHGWGVSLIAAAVAVKATAGLALPFMVWVWARDLQSRRGYGALKAFIVATVASAVVFVAVFAIVSLIAGVGLGWLTALAGSVKIINWLTVPTAAANLINVIGSLVVPVNFYAVLDITRIIGIAIIAVSLPLLWWRFRHTDREALLGIAWVMVVVVLFVPAALPWYYTWPLAVVAALAQSRQAIAVIAGLSTWITVVWKPDGAHGMYSWTHVLLATACAAVAWYVLYRTPDRPRRRAVSTPSPGPGEPPHGPGENEARQPAER
- the idsA2 gene encoding bifunctional (2E,6E)-farnesyl/geranyl diphosphate synthase, whose amino-acid sequence is MHTAAPSAAQLAGAVTEQLRQVLAERAEDGAYMGAAYGELTAALEEFVLRGGKRLRPAFAYWGWRAVADRRDDPLDPRVLRLFSALELLHACALVHDDVIDASATRRGQPTVHRMFADRHRNAGWHGSAEQFGMSAAILLGDLALVWADDIVATVDLPADAQRRVRQVWAAIRSEVLVGQYLDIVTEASGADTVESAMTVNLYKTASYTISRPLQLGVAAAADRPEVLAAFHEMGTNLGVAFQLRDDVLGIFGDPAVTGKPSGDDLRSGKRTVLLAEAIELAEKNDPAAAAQLRAAIGTELSDVEVKELCQTIESVGALAAVEHRIDELTQRALEILDTAPIDEHAKAGLSELTRLAANRSA
- a CDS encoding LppM family (lipo)protein, giving the protein MLLLVVLPTAVGCVRVRTSLTVSPDDRVSGQIVAAAKPRNADDKGPQLLNNLPFANKVAVSEYERDDYVGSRAVFSDLTFAEVPQLANMNRDAAGVDISLRRAGDLVILEGRADLTSLNDPEADVSLSVSFPGEVTSTNGEQVSTEIVEWKLRPGVVSTMNAQARYTDPSARSFTGAAIWLGLGSLLVAGIIGALAYMNRDQSPRVGERRQ
- a CDS encoding GNAT family N-acetyltransferase; this encodes MATFLIDLSPSDMQRRLGDALAVYVDAMRYPRGTEAQRASMWLEHTRRQGWKAVAAVEVPDQNAGRGTAPDTAVLASAPMLGIAYGYCGAPDQWWQQQVVAGLHRVGADRSRISELMTSYFELTELHIHPRAQGRGLGEALARRLLAGRDESHVLLSTPEINGEANRAWRLYRRLGFTDVIRGYHFAGDPRAFAILGRSLPL
- a CDS encoding DUF3040 domain-containing protein — encoded protein: MPLSDHEQRMLDQIESALYAEDPKFASSVRGGTLRAPSARRRLQGAALFVVGLALLVSGVAFPATQISGFPILSVLGFVVMFGGVVFAITGPRIVGGRDRAPEVGAQRQKRVRGSGGSFTSRMEDRFRRRFDE
- the mraZ gene encoding division/cell wall cluster transcriptional repressor MraZ, encoding MFLGTYTPKLDDKGRLTLPAKFRDALAGGLMVTKSQDHSLAVYPRAEFEKLARRASQATRSNPEARAFLRNLAAATDEQHPDAQGRITLSADHRRYANLSKECVVIGAVDYLEIWDSAAWQEYQQTHEENFSAATDEALHDII
- the rsmH gene encoding 16S rRNA (cytosine(1402)-N(4))-methyltransferase RsmH; protein product: MKLCTTSSDSVADRLGAPAPRPLPEPALAYFPNARSVLSDRDPDAAGTRPAGRDDSGAHARGVAMVRDPHGHVPVLLDRCVELLKPALTRHSADGTGAVLVDATLGAGGHAERFLSELPGLRLIGLDRDPDALWIAGERLAPFGDRVMLVRTRYDGIEGVLTETGYWASKVDGILFDLGVSSMQLDRTERGFSYSADAPLDMRMDPDATLTAAEVVNTFDEKSLTRVLREFGEERFANRIAAQIIRRRARRPFATTGDLVELLYEAIPAPARRTGGHPAKRTFQALRIVVNGELDSLRAALPAALTALAPGGRIVVMSYQSLEDRIVKRAFAAATASRTPADLPVELPGHEPQFAALTRGAERATPAEVERNPRSAPVRLRALEKVEGVA